In Lentibacillus sp. JNUCC-1, the genomic window TTTAATAACCAGTCACCCATAGAAATTCCCAAAGTAAAAGGAAATATAACCGTTGAAGCATCAAAAAGTGACATGATGACCCTTCAAAAATTGACACAGAATTTTACGCAGAACAATCCGGCAGCAGTGAGCTTGTTTATAAGCTGGCGGGGCTTCCCATTAAAAAGGTGAATGTTTCGATTCTGGATGATTTGAAAGTTGCTCCTGGTGGACAATCTATAGGAATACAACTGCAAACACTTGGCGTACTTGTTGTGGGCCACCATTTAGTAAATGGGGAGGAAGGAAAAGTGTCCCCTGGTGAAGAAGCTGATATTGAAGTTGGTGATGTCATCCTGGAGATAAATGGTAAAGAGGTTAAAAAAATGGATGATGTTAAACCGATTGTCAAGGAGGCTGGTAAAACCGGCGATCCCCTTGATTTGGTGATTAAGCGCGGAAAAGATAAACACGAAACAACCCTTCATCCTGTAAAAAATAACACGGATGGTGAGTATCAGATTGGTTTGTATATCAGAGATTCTGCAGCGGGTATTGGTACGATGACTTTTTATGAACCGGATTCCAAAAAATATGGTGCGCTTGGCCACGTTATTTCAGATATGGATACAAAAAAACCGATCGAGATTATGGATGGTTCAATTGTGAATTCAACGATCACATCGATTCAAAAAGGAAATAATGGGTCACCGGGTGAAAAGCAAGCTACTTTCTCAACGACCGATAAAAAACTTGGCAATATCACAAAGAACAGCCCTTTCGGTGTGTTTGGGGTTCTTGAGGAAGCTATAGACAACGGCATACAAGATAAGGCGTTGCCGATTGCTTTATCACATGAAGTGAAAGAAGGACCAGCACAAATTTATACAGTTGTTGAAGGCGAAAAGGTCGAAGCTTTTG contains:
- the spoIVB gene encoding SpoIVB peptidase; its protein translation is MKKVNVSILDDLKVAPGGQSIGIQLQTLGVLVVGHHLVNGEEGKVSPGEEADIEVGDVILEINGKEVKKMDDVKPIVKEAGKTGDPLDLVIKRGKDKHETTLHPVKNNTDGEYQIGLYIRDSAAGIGTMTFYEPDSKKYGALGHVISDMDTKKPIEIMDGSIVNSTITSIQKGNNGSPGEKQATFSTTDKKLGNITKNSPFGVFGVLEEAIDNGIQDKALPIALSHEVKEGPAQIYTVVEGEKVEAFDVEVINSAPQKYPATKGMIVQVTDKELLDKTGGIVQGMSGSPIIQDGKVIGAVTHVFVNDSTSGYGVHIEWMMQEAGIDIYKTEEQAS